A single genomic interval of Mycolicibacterium holsaticum DSM 44478 = JCM 12374 harbors:
- the ribD gene encoding bifunctional diaminohydroxyphosphoribosylaminopyrimidine deaminase/5-amino-6-(5-phosphoribosylamino)uracil reductase RibD, whose protein sequence is MNLEAAMRLAIEKANDVKGGTYPNPPVGAVILDRDGAVAGVGATEPPGGPHAEVIALRRAGERAAGGTAVVTLEPCNHHGRTPPCVDALVAAGLSRVAYAVTDPNPVAAGGAVRLADAGVDVAAGVLAAEVAGGPLREWLHKQRTGFPHVTWKFATSVDGRSAAADGTSQWITSEAARADVHRRRAVADAIVVGTGTVFVDDPALTARLPDGSLAERQPLRVVVGEREIPSDAKVLNDDSRTMVIRTRDPNEVLKALSDRTDVLVEGGPTLAGAFLRAGVIDRILAYVAPILLGGPVTAVDDVGVLSIAHAQRWRFDGIEPIGPDVLLSLVPG, encoded by the coding sequence ATGAACCTCGAGGCCGCGATGCGGCTGGCGATCGAGAAGGCCAACGACGTCAAAGGCGGGACGTATCCGAATCCGCCTGTGGGCGCAGTCATCCTGGACCGTGACGGTGCCGTCGCCGGTGTCGGTGCCACCGAACCGCCGGGCGGCCCGCACGCCGAGGTGATCGCGCTGCGCAGGGCAGGGGAGCGTGCCGCCGGGGGTACCGCCGTGGTGACGCTCGAGCCGTGCAACCACCACGGCAGAACCCCGCCGTGTGTGGATGCGCTTGTCGCGGCGGGCCTCTCGCGGGTGGCCTACGCGGTGACCGATCCGAACCCGGTGGCCGCCGGTGGTGCGGTGCGGCTGGCCGACGCGGGCGTCGACGTGGCCGCAGGCGTGCTCGCCGCGGAGGTGGCCGGCGGTCCGCTGCGCGAGTGGCTGCACAAGCAGCGCACCGGATTTCCCCATGTGACTTGGAAGTTCGCCACCAGCGTCGACGGTCGAAGTGCGGCGGCCGACGGCACCAGCCAGTGGATCACCAGCGAGGCGGCCCGCGCCGACGTGCACCGCAGACGCGCGGTCGCCGACGCGATCGTGGTCGGCACCGGCACGGTGTTCGTCGACGACCCCGCGCTCACCGCACGGCTGCCCGACGGCTCGCTCGCCGAACGCCAGCCGCTGCGGGTTGTGGTCGGCGAACGTGAAATCCCTTCTGATGCAAAAGTGTTGAACGACGATTCACGCACGATGGTGATTCGAACCCGGGACCCGAACGAGGTGCTCAAGGCGCTGTCGGATCGCACCGACGTGCTGGTGGAGGGCGGGCCGACGCTCGCTGGCGCGTTTCTGCGGGCGGGTGTGATCGACCGCATCCTGGCCTACGTGGCGCCGATCCTGTTGGGCGGCCCGGTGACCGCCGTCGACGACGTCGGCGTGCTGTCGATCGCGCACGCCCAACGATGGCGGTTCGACGGCATCGAACCGATCGGCCCCGACGTGTTGTTAAGCCTGGTGCCCGGCTAA
- the rpe gene encoding ribulose-phosphate 3-epimerase, with protein MPKPLIAPSILAADFARLAEEAAAVTGADWLHVDVMDNHFVPNLTIGLPVVEALLPTTDIPMDCHLMIENPERWAPPYAEAGAYNVTIHAEATDNPVAVARDIRAAGAKAGLSVKPGTPIEPYLEILPEFDTVLIMSVEPGFGGQKFIPEVLPKVGTVRRLIDAGELTIVVEIDGGINADTIEQAAVAGVDCFVAGSAVYSASDPAAAVESLRRQAAAASTHLR; from the coding sequence ATGCCGAAGCCACTGATCGCGCCGTCGATTCTGGCGGCCGACTTCGCCAGGCTGGCCGAGGAGGCCGCCGCCGTGACGGGCGCGGACTGGTTGCACGTCGACGTGATGGACAACCACTTCGTGCCGAACCTGACCATCGGGCTGCCGGTGGTCGAGGCGCTGCTGCCCACCACTGACATCCCGATGGACTGCCATCTGATGATCGAGAACCCGGAGCGGTGGGCGCCGCCGTACGCCGAGGCCGGCGCCTACAACGTCACGATCCACGCCGAGGCGACCGACAACCCCGTCGCCGTCGCCCGCGACATCCGTGCCGCGGGCGCCAAGGCCGGTCTGTCGGTCAAGCCCGGCACGCCGATCGAGCCCTATCTGGAGATCCTGCCGGAGTTCGACACGGTGCTGATCATGTCGGTGGAACCGGGCTTCGGCGGGCAGAAGTTCATCCCCGAGGTGCTGCCCAAGGTGGGCACCGTCCGGCGCCTGATCGACGCGGGCGAGCTCACCATCGTCGTCGAGATCGACGGTGGCATCAACGCCGACACCATCGAGCAGGCCGCGGTGGCCGGGGTGGACTGTTTCGTGGCCGGTTCGGCGGTGTACAGCGCGAGCGACCCCGCCGCAGCGGTGGAGTCGTTGCGTCGCCAGGCCGCGGCCGCGTCCACACACCTTCGATGA
- a CDS encoding RsmB/NOP family class I SAM-dependent RNA methyltransferase — MSTPPGRSRRGRRKPLDPARRAAFDVLRAVSEKDAYANLALPALLRERGISGRDAAFATELTYGTCRTRGLLDAVIGHAAGRSPDRIDPVLLDLLRLGAYQLLRTRVEQHAAVSTTVEQAGIEFDSARAGFVNGVLRTIAGRDEAAWVQELAPDKAADPIGYAAFVHAHPRWIAQSFADALGGEAGQLEALLASNDARPAVHLAARPGVLTAEDLAAQVDGTIGRYSPYAVYLAGGDPGLLAPVRAGAALVQDEGSQLVARALTLAELDGPDTGRWLDLCAGPGGKTALLGALAAEQGAARVTAVEPNSRRAEFVEQNTRGLPVEVLRVDGRQSGLEPGFDRVLVDAPCTGLGALRRRPEARWRRQPADVPQLAKLQRELLAAAVALTRPGGVVLYATCSPHLSETVGIVADALRRHPVTALDTRPSFDPVDQLGDGPHVQLWPHRHGTDAMFAATLRVR; from the coding sequence ATGAGCACCCCACCCGGCCGCAGCCGACGCGGCCGCCGCAAACCGCTCGACCCGGCCCGGCGCGCGGCGTTCGACGTGCTGCGCGCGGTTTCGGAGAAGGACGCCTACGCCAACCTCGCGCTGCCCGCGCTGCTGCGCGAACGCGGAATCAGCGGCCGCGACGCCGCGTTCGCCACCGAACTGACCTACGGCACGTGCCGTACCCGCGGCCTGCTGGACGCCGTCATCGGCCACGCGGCCGGGCGCTCACCGGACCGGATCGACCCGGTGCTGCTCGACCTGCTGCGGTTGGGTGCCTACCAGTTGCTGCGCACCCGCGTCGAACAACACGCCGCGGTGTCCACCACCGTCGAACAGGCTGGCATCGAATTCGACTCGGCGCGTGCGGGTTTCGTCAACGGTGTGCTTCGCACCATCGCCGGGCGCGACGAGGCCGCCTGGGTGCAGGAGCTGGCGCCGGACAAGGCGGCCGACCCCATCGGCTACGCGGCGTTCGTGCACGCGCACCCGCGGTGGATCGCCCAGTCATTCGCCGACGCGCTGGGCGGCGAGGCCGGACAGCTGGAGGCGCTGCTGGCCAGCAACGACGCCCGGCCCGCCGTGCACCTGGCGGCGCGCCCCGGCGTGCTGACCGCCGAGGACCTGGCCGCGCAGGTCGACGGCACCATCGGGCGTTATTCGCCGTACGCGGTGTATCTGGCCGGCGGAGACCCCGGCCTGCTGGCACCGGTGCGCGCCGGGGCGGCGCTGGTGCAGGACGAAGGCAGCCAGTTGGTGGCCCGCGCGCTGACGCTGGCCGAACTCGACGGACCCGATACCGGGCGGTGGCTGGATCTGTGCGCCGGGCCCGGCGGCAAGACCGCGCTGCTGGGCGCCCTGGCCGCCGAACAGGGCGCCGCCCGGGTGACGGCGGTGGAACCCAACTCGCGGCGTGCTGAGTTCGTGGAGCAGAACACCCGCGGCCTGCCCGTCGAGGTGCTGCGCGTCGACGGCCGCCAGAGCGGTCTGGAACCCGGCTTCGACCGGGTGCTGGTCGATGCACCGTGCACCGGTCTGGGCGCGCTGCGGCGCAGGCCCGAAGCCCGGTGGCGGCGCCAGCCCGCCGACGTGCCGCAACTAGCCAAACTGCAGCGGGAGTTGCTGGCCGCCGCGGTCGCGCTGACCCGGCCCGGCGGGGTGGTGCTGTACGCGACGTGTTCACCGCACCTTTCCGAGACGGTCGGCATCGTCGCCGACGCGCTGCGCCGCCATCCGGTGACCGCACTGGACACCCGCCCGTCTTTCGATCCGGTCGACCAATTGGGCGACGGGCCGCATGTGCAGTTGTGGCCGCACCGGCACGGCACCGACGCGATGTTCGCGGCCACGCTTCGGGTGCGATAA
- the fmt gene encoding methionyl-tRNA formyltransferase: MRIVFAGTPEPALPSLRRLIESPRHDVVAVLTRPDAAAGRRAKPAPSPAARLALEHDIPLLRPARPNSEEFIAELTELAPDCCAVVAYGALLSERLLAVPRHGWVNLHFSLLPAWRGAAPVQAAIAAGDTVTGATTFQIEPALDAGPVYGVVTETIRPTDTAGDLLARLAVSGAELLETTLDGIADGSLQPVPQPSDGVTVAPKITVEQARVRWDLPAHAVERRIRAVTPNPGAWTMIGDLRLKLGPVTVDNTADTLPPGVIRTDRDGVRIGTSSQPVRLGVIQPPGKKPMNAADWARGARLDDSARAE; encoded by the coding sequence GTGCGCATCGTCTTCGCAGGTACCCCCGAACCCGCCCTGCCGTCGTTGCGCCGGCTCATCGAATCGCCGCGCCACGACGTCGTGGCGGTACTGACCCGGCCCGATGCGGCGGCGGGCCGGCGGGCCAAGCCCGCACCGTCACCGGCGGCCCGCCTCGCACTCGAGCACGACATCCCGCTGCTTCGGCCGGCGCGGCCCAACTCCGAGGAGTTCATCGCCGAGCTGACCGAACTGGCCCCGGACTGCTGCGCGGTGGTGGCCTACGGCGCGCTGCTCAGCGAACGGCTTTTGGCAGTGCCTCGGCACGGCTGGGTCAACCTGCACTTCTCGCTGCTTCCGGCGTGGCGCGGCGCAGCGCCCGTACAGGCCGCGATCGCCGCGGGCGACACCGTTACCGGTGCCACGACGTTTCAGATCGAACCAGCGCTGGACGCCGGCCCGGTCTACGGGGTGGTCACCGAAACCATCCGGCCCACAGACACGGCAGGCGATCTCCTTGCGCGGCTGGCGGTTTCGGGAGCCGAGCTGTTGGAGACGACGCTCGACGGTATCGCCGACGGCTCGCTGCAGCCGGTCCCGCAACCATCCGACGGCGTCACCGTCGCCCCCAAAATCACCGTCGAACAGGCCCGTGTGCGGTGGGATCTGCCCGCCCACGCCGTCGAGCGGCGCATCCGCGCGGTCACCCCCAACCCCGGCGCCTGGACGATGATCGGCGACCTGCGCCTCAAGCTCGGCCCGGTGACCGTCGACAACACCGCAGATACGTTGCCGCCAGGGGTGATTCGCACCGACCGCGACGGCGTGCGGATCGGTACGTCGTCGCAGCCGGTGCGTCTGGGCGTGATCCAGCCGCCCGGTAAGAAACCGATGAACGCCGCCGACTGGGCCCGCGGCGCCCGACTCGACGACTCTGCGCGGGCCGAATGA
- a CDS encoding LemA family protein codes for MVRLLLIIVLVLAVAALVAFVMGYNRIRTADVRVAEALSGIDVELMRRASLIPSLVHTVQTFAAHEKAILDHVTNARAALASATTGKSVAQRSAAEKDLDSALVPLLALGQNYPQLNSSENFLNLQNNLADTENKLAFARQYYNDAVATLNRLITTIPWMFVAPLAGVGEREYYQTPR; via the coding sequence ATGGTGAGGTTACTGCTGATCATCGTGCTGGTGCTCGCGGTGGCGGCGCTGGTCGCTTTCGTGATGGGCTACAACAGGATTCGCACCGCCGACGTCCGGGTCGCCGAGGCGCTGTCGGGTATCGACGTGGAGTTGATGCGACGTGCGTCGCTGATCCCCAGCCTGGTGCACACCGTGCAGACGTTCGCCGCCCACGAGAAAGCCATCCTGGACCACGTCACCAACGCCCGCGCGGCGCTGGCATCGGCCACGACGGGTAAGTCGGTGGCGCAGCGCAGCGCAGCCGAGAAAGATCTCGACAGCGCACTGGTGCCCCTGCTGGCGCTCGGCCAGAACTATCCGCAGCTCAACTCCTCGGAGAACTTCCTGAACCTGCAGAACAACCTCGCCGACACCGAGAACAAGCTGGCGTTCGCCCGCCAGTACTACAACGACGCGGTGGCCACGTTGAACCGGCTGATCACCACGATCCCGTGGATGTTCGTGGCCCCGCTGGCCGGGGTGGGCGAACGGGAGTACTACCAGACGCCGCGGTGA
- a CDS encoding DUF2207 domain-containing protein, protein MRRLLLLLIPLGLITFGLLSPRLFDTWSGEASDVSDPVVISEYRANFAVDADGRLDAVETLTTEFPAGRHGMFRYWDVANPNVPGVRQRPHITSILLDGEPAKHQMLWENGTRFRVAKIGDPDAYLSPGTHVFEIRYTIDGVLDPANIGADKRFATSVGERDTAESVFFWNVIAPSWNNRIERADISIRLPGDVPRVQCSVGHGVGSPCRGVSASAHTVQLSAVNLPPRTPVTVRASVDVPTPPRTELPWPQVWDGVLGDSVAGLLWVAGLTVAAALIAMLWYGRILETPPGFPLQYSPPDGLGPVQTEYIRTEDVPDNGLTATLFHLAERGLVELRQVSANHWKIRGIADHGAWADVDPVAVAVGSTLKVMGPGAEFDAKKTVSSGERLSRAKTDLAAAVRNWALDEKLLVKKRSEWWLRVANAVAFVAMMVCFFRWFAPNTLWAVPFAVFFLLTLPSWLPGVGTRRTAAGRELWSRAGGFHRMLATDSAESRFDFAARKELYTAYIPFAVAAGAAAMWAKKYEAVMGQPAPQPDWYHSSSSTGWGLSGGSSGADFDSFESALSSSIGAYTASQSSSSSSSGGGGGGGGGGGGGGGGGSW, encoded by the coding sequence ATGCGGCGGCTGCTCCTTCTGCTCATCCCGTTGGGGCTCATCACGTTTGGTCTGCTGTCACCTCGGCTCTTCGACACGTGGTCGGGGGAGGCCTCCGACGTTTCGGATCCCGTGGTCATCAGCGAGTACCGCGCCAACTTCGCCGTCGACGCCGATGGCCGGCTCGACGCGGTGGAGACCCTCACCACCGAGTTCCCCGCCGGGCGCCACGGCATGTTCCGGTACTGGGATGTCGCCAACCCCAACGTCCCCGGGGTCCGGCAGCGCCCGCACATCACGTCGATCCTGCTCGACGGGGAACCGGCAAAACACCAGATGCTGTGGGAGAACGGCACGCGGTTCCGGGTGGCCAAGATCGGCGACCCCGACGCCTACCTGAGCCCGGGCACCCACGTCTTCGAGATCCGGTACACCATCGACGGGGTCCTTGATCCGGCAAACATCGGCGCCGACAAGCGGTTTGCGACGTCAGTGGGCGAGCGCGATACCGCCGAGTCGGTGTTCTTCTGGAACGTGATCGCCCCGTCGTGGAATAACCGCATCGAACGCGCCGACATCTCCATCAGGCTGCCCGGCGACGTCCCCCGCGTGCAGTGTTCGGTCGGGCACGGCGTCGGATCACCCTGCCGCGGTGTCAGCGCGTCCGCGCACACGGTGCAACTGTCGGCAGTCAACCTGCCTCCGCGCACCCCGGTGACGGTGCGCGCCAGTGTGGACGTCCCGACGCCGCCGCGCACCGAACTGCCGTGGCCGCAGGTATGGGACGGCGTGCTCGGTGACTCGGTGGCGGGCCTGTTGTGGGTGGCCGGCCTCACCGTCGCCGCGGCGCTGATCGCGATGCTGTGGTACGGCCGAATCCTGGAGACCCCGCCGGGTTTTCCGCTGCAGTACAGCCCGCCGGACGGACTCGGCCCCGTCCAAACCGAATACATCCGCACCGAGGACGTGCCCGACAACGGGCTCACCGCGACGTTGTTCCACCTCGCGGAGCGGGGGCTGGTCGAACTGCGCCAGGTCAGCGCCAATCACTGGAAGATCCGTGGCATCGCCGATCACGGGGCATGGGCCGACGTCGACCCCGTCGCCGTCGCCGTCGGTTCGACGCTCAAGGTGATGGGACCCGGCGCGGAGTTCGACGCCAAGAAGACAGTGTCATCGGGCGAGCGGCTGAGCAGAGCCAAGACCGATCTGGCCGCGGCGGTGCGGAACTGGGCGCTTGACGAGAAGCTTCTGGTCAAGAAACGCTCCGAGTGGTGGTTGCGCGTCGCCAACGCGGTCGCGTTCGTGGCGATGATGGTGTGCTTCTTCCGGTGGTTCGCGCCCAACACGCTGTGGGCCGTGCCGTTCGCGGTGTTCTTCCTGCTCACACTGCCGTCCTGGTTACCCGGTGTCGGCACCCGCCGCACCGCCGCCGGTCGCGAATTGTGGTCGCGGGCAGGCGGGTTTCACCGGATGCTGGCCACCGACTCCGCCGAGAGCCGGTTCGACTTCGCGGCCCGCAAAGAGCTCTACACCGCCTACATCCCGTTCGCGGTGGCCGCCGGTGCCGCGGCGATGTGGGCCAAGAAGTACGAGGCGGTGATGGGCCAGCCTGCGCCGCAACCGGATTGGTATCACTCGTCGTCATCGACGGGCTGGGGTCTCAGCGGCGGCTCGAGTGGCGCTGACTTCGACAGTTTCGAATCGGCGCTGTCATCGTCGATCGGTGCTTACACCGCCTCGCAGTCGTCCTCGTCGTCATCGTCCGGTGGCGGTGGAGGCGGCGGTGGCGGTGGCGGCGGCGGAGGAGGAGGCGGATCATGGTGA
- a CDS encoding primosomal protein N' has translation MSSGKARSAAAEHEPIARVLPMLSVPHLDREFDYLVSAEQSDDAQPGVRVRVRFSGRLVDAFVLERRSDTDHVGKLGWLDRVLSAEPVLTPEVRRLADAVAARYAGTRADVLRLAIPPRHARVEKQPHPEPAPLSVKPVDAAAWSVYGGGEQYLKALDDGRAARAIWQALPGERWADRLAEAAAATVNSGRGVLVIVPDQGDIDAMHAAAVRYVDEDWVVALSAGLGPSQRYRRWLSVLRGTARLVIGTRSAVFAPVGGLGLVMVWDDGDDTLAEPRAPYPHAREVAMLRAHQLRCAALIGGYARTAEAQALVRSGWAHDLVAPRAAVRAAAPRVVAIEDSGYAQERDPAARTARLPSMALQAARNALERDAPVLVQVPRRGYVPALACGRCRAVARCRHCTGPLSLPDRDAAGAVCRWCGRGETTLRCARCGSDAVRAVVVGARRTAEELGRAFAGTTVITSGGDAMVPTVASAPALVVATPGAEPVAADGYGAALLLDSWALLGRQDLRAAEDTLRRWMAAAALVRSRTDGGVVAVVAESAIPTVQSLVRWDPVGHAEAELDARTEVGLPPAVHMAAVDGIPASVRALLDAVEMPDGADVLGPVDLPIGARRPPGIPPGSSVSRMLVRVPRGSGLALATALRRAIGLLSARHDQQPVRVQIDPLHIG, from the coding sequence ATGTCGAGCGGTAAGGCACGTTCGGCCGCTGCCGAACACGAGCCGATCGCGCGCGTGCTGCCGATGCTGTCGGTGCCGCACCTCGACCGCGAGTTCGACTACCTGGTGTCCGCGGAGCAGTCCGACGACGCGCAGCCCGGCGTGCGGGTGCGGGTGCGGTTCTCCGGTCGACTGGTCGACGCCTTCGTGCTCGAAAGACGTTCGGACACCGACCATGTCGGCAAACTGGGCTGGCTTGACCGGGTGCTGTCGGCCGAGCCGGTGTTGACGCCGGAGGTGCGCCGGCTGGCCGACGCGGTCGCCGCGCGGTACGCGGGCACCCGCGCCGACGTGTTGCGGCTGGCGATCCCGCCGCGCCACGCCCGCGTCGAGAAGCAGCCCCACCCCGAGCCGGCGCCGCTGTCGGTCAAACCCGTCGACGCGGCGGCGTGGTCGGTCTACGGCGGCGGTGAGCAGTACCTCAAGGCGCTGGACGACGGCCGCGCCGCGCGCGCCATCTGGCAGGCGCTGCCCGGCGAGCGCTGGGCCGACCGGCTGGCCGAGGCCGCGGCCGCCACCGTCAACTCCGGGCGCGGTGTGCTGGTCATCGTGCCGGACCAAGGCGACATCGACGCGATGCACGCCGCGGCCGTGCGCTACGTCGACGAGGACTGGGTGGTGGCGCTGTCGGCGGGCCTGGGCCCCTCGCAGCGTTACCGACGGTGGCTGTCGGTGCTGCGTGGCACGGCCCGCCTGGTGATCGGCACGCGCAGCGCGGTGTTCGCTCCGGTCGGCGGCCTCGGCCTGGTGATGGTGTGGGACGACGGGGACGACACGCTCGCCGAGCCGCGCGCGCCCTACCCGCACGCCCGCGAGGTCGCGATGCTGCGCGCGCACCAACTGCGCTGCGCGGCGCTGATCGGTGGCTATGCCCGCACCGCTGAGGCCCAGGCGCTGGTGCGCAGCGGATGGGCGCACGACCTGGTGGCGCCGCGGGCGGCGGTACGCGCGGCGGCACCGCGCGTCGTCGCCATCGAAGACAGCGGCTATGCGCAGGAACGCGATCCCGCGGCGCGCACCGCCAGGCTGCCGTCGATGGCGCTGCAGGCCGCGCGCAACGCGCTGGAGCGAGACGCGCCGGTGCTCGTGCAGGTGCCCCGGCGCGGATACGTGCCCGCGCTGGCCTGCGGGCGCTGCCGCGCCGTCGCCCGGTGCAGGCACTGCACGGGGCCGCTGTCGCTTCCGGACCGCGACGCCGCAGGGGCGGTGTGCCGGTGGTGTGGGCGCGGTGAGACCACGCTGCGTTGCGCGCGCTGCGGATCCGACGCCGTACGCGCGGTGGTCGTCGGCGCCCGGCGCACCGCAGAGGAACTCGGGCGGGCGTTCGCCGGTACGACGGTCATCACCTCCGGCGGTGACGCGATGGTGCCCACCGTGGCCTCGGCGCCGGCGCTCGTCGTCGCGACGCCCGGCGCCGAACCGGTCGCCGCCGACGGATACGGCGCGGCGCTGCTGCTCGACAGCTGGGCCCTGCTCGGCCGCCAGGACCTGCGGGCCGCCGAGGACACCCTGCGGCGCTGGATGGCCGCCGCCGCCCTGGTGCGCAGCCGCACCGACGGCGGTGTGGTGGCGGTGGTCGCCGAATCGGCGATCCCCACGGTGCAGTCGCTGGTCCGGTGGGATCCGGTGGGCCACGCCGAGGCGGAACTGGACGCCCGCACCGAGGTCGGGCTGCCGCCCGCGGTGCACATGGCCGCCGTCGACGGTATCCCCGCTTCGGTGCGCGCGTTGCTCGACGCGGTTGAAATGCCCGACGGCGCAGATGTTTTAGGCCCGGTCGACTTGCCGATCGGCGCGCGCCGCCCGCCGGGGATCCCGCCGGGAAGCTCGGTGAGCCGGATGCTGGTGCGGGTGCCCCGAGGTAGCGGCCTGGCGCTGGCCACGGCGCTGCGCCGAGCGATCGGCTTGCTCAGTGCGCGCCACGATCAACAGCCGGTTCGTGTGCAAATCGACCCGTTGCACATAGGGTAA
- a CDS encoding lysoplasmalogenase produces the protein MGTPYVQRRTKLLWVIAVVVAACYGVFLIVAAVRLPAGSELTGQFALQPAAKALAAVLLAVAAVGHPIARERRWLIGALLFSAAGDYLLALPWWEPSFVLGLSAFLVAHLCFLGALVPLVVRTAPGVAAATVTVAACVALLIWFWPRLTAEGMAVPVTLYITVLGAMVCAALLARLPTPWTALGAVCFAVSDAMIGISKFVLAPDNAEALAVPIWWVYSASLVLITAGFFFGRGAANVPYRSNMRRDVER, from the coding sequence ATGGGGACACCGTACGTTCAACGGCGCACCAAGCTGCTCTGGGTGATCGCCGTGGTGGTCGCCGCCTGCTACGGGGTGTTCCTCATCGTCGCCGCGGTGCGGTTGCCCGCGGGGTCGGAGTTGACCGGGCAGTTCGCGCTGCAGCCCGCGGCCAAGGCGCTGGCCGCGGTGTTGCTGGCGGTCGCCGCGGTCGGCCATCCGATAGCGCGCGAGCGGCGCTGGCTGATCGGCGCCCTGCTGTTCTCGGCAGCCGGGGACTACCTGTTGGCGCTGCCGTGGTGGGAGCCGTCGTTCGTGCTCGGGCTGTCGGCGTTCCTGGTGGCGCACCTGTGCTTCCTGGGCGCGCTGGTGCCGCTGGTGGTGCGGACGGCGCCCGGGGTGGCCGCCGCGACGGTGACCGTGGCCGCGTGTGTGGCGCTGCTCATCTGGTTCTGGCCGCGGTTGACGGCCGAGGGGATGGCGGTGCCCGTCACGCTCTACATCACGGTGCTGGGGGCGATGGTGTGCGCGGCGCTGCTGGCCCGGTTGCCGACGCCGTGGACGGCGCTGGGCGCGGTGTGCTTCGCGGTGTCCGACGCGATGATCGGCATCAGCAAGTTCGTGCTGGCGCCGGATAACGCCGAGGCGCTGGCCGTGCCGATCTGGTGGGTGTACTCGGCGTCGCTGGTGCTCATCACCGCCGGGTTCTTCTTCGGCAGGGGGGCCGCGAACGTTCCTTACCGCTCGAATATGCGGAGAGATGTCGAGCGGTAA
- a CDS encoding alpha/beta hydrolase — translation MSDPEEKPAVDTILQKVLEAVPFQLTTDGGPEAARRRFAELPRREAHPDLRTEDRTVDGPAGPIPIRVYWPPEADGTAVPVVVFLHGGGWSVGDLDTYDGTARMHAVGAGAVVVSVHYRLAPEHPYPAAVDDVWAATQWVGRHAAQLGADPARIAVAGDSAGGNLAAVVSQLARDAGAPTIAYQLLWYPSTTFDTTLPSFTENADAPVLSLSACSGYTRWYIGDLDMSEPPATLVPARAGDLSGLPPTYIAVAGHDPLRDDGARYAELLTAAGVPVELHNAETLVHGYLGYAGVVPAATEAMDRGLAALRKALHRG, via the coding sequence ATGTCCGATCCTGAAGAGAAGCCGGCCGTCGATACCATCCTGCAGAAGGTACTGGAGGCCGTTCCGTTTCAGTTGACAACCGACGGAGGACCCGAAGCCGCGCGTCGGCGGTTCGCCGAACTTCCCCGTCGCGAAGCCCATCCCGACCTGCGCACCGAAGACCGCACCGTCGACGGGCCCGCGGGTCCGATCCCGATCCGGGTGTACTGGCCGCCCGAGGCCGACGGCACCGCCGTTCCCGTCGTGGTGTTCCTGCACGGTGGCGGCTGGTCGGTCGGCGACCTGGACACTTACGACGGCACCGCACGCATGCACGCCGTCGGCGCGGGCGCGGTGGTGGTGTCGGTGCACTACCGGCTGGCCCCCGAACATCCCTATCCGGCGGCCGTCGACGACGTGTGGGCGGCGACGCAGTGGGTCGGCCGGCACGCCGCGCAACTGGGTGCGGACCCCGCTCGCATCGCGGTCGCCGGTGACTCCGCGGGCGGCAACCTCGCGGCGGTGGTGTCCCAGCTGGCACGCGACGCGGGCGCACCGACGATCGCATATCAGCTGTTGTGGTATCCGTCCACGACGTTCGACACCACGCTGCCGTCGTTCACGGAGAACGCCGACGCGCCGGTGCTCAGCCTGTCCGCGTGCAGCGGCTACACCCGTTGGTACATCGGCGATTTGGACATGTCCGAACCCCCCGCCACGCTGGTGCCCGCCCGTGCAGGGGACCTGTCCGGGCTGCCGCCGACCTACATCGCCGTCGCGGGCCACGACCCGCTGCGCGACGACGGCGCTCGCTACGCCGAGTTGCTCACCGCCGCCGGGGTGCCTGTCGAACTGCACAACGCCGAGACGCTGGTACACGGCTATCTCGGCTATGCGGGCGTGGTGCCCGCGGCCACCGAGGCGATGGACCGGGGTCTCGCGGCGCTGCGCAAGGCGCTACATCGCGGGTGA